From the Polyangiaceae bacterium genome, the window CCCCACGGAGCGTCAGCAGGTGACCTGGCGGGAGCATGCGCACACCGGCAAACGGCGTGCGATCCGGCGGTAAGTACTGCATCGCGAGGGCGAGGCCCATGGCCTCTTCGTCCCAGGCCTTGGGAACACCCAGCGCAAACAGCGCCGCTGCGGTGCTCGCCAAGTAGAACGCGCCGCCGTGAAAGGCGTAGACCAACGTGCGCGCGCCGAAGCGATCCCGATACGCCCAGAGTTCGTGGGTGTCCTCGTTGTAGGCGACGGCGCCTAGCTCGGCGTTCAAGCGAGGGAACATCGCCTTGCCCCAGTGAGCAACGCCGTGCAGCAGGACCTCGCTATCTGAATTCGTGCGGAAACGGGCCCCTGCGGAAGCCAGTTCACTCCTGAGCTCGGTGCCGTAGATCTCCCCGTTGGCCGCCACGGCCCAGGGGTGCGCGACGAGGGGCTGCGCGCCGCCCGCGGGGTCCATGACCGCGAGGCGGGTGTGGGCCAGCGCGCAGCGCCCATCTCTCGAGACGTAGCTCCCGCTGCCGTCGGGACCGCGGCTCGCCAGGCTGTCGAGGGCTGGACGCAATGCGTCCCGTTGGACGCCACCGCTCGGGTGGAGGATCAGCGCGATGCCACACATGAGCTCAGCTCGGCGCGAGGCTGAAGAAGAGCTTCTTCTGTTCGCTCGCTTGCGCGAGCGCGAAGACGTCCGCGAAAGCTTCGAGGGGCTTCTCTGGGGCGAACAGATCACGCACCTGCAGGCGTCCCTCCGCGATCCAGCGCAGGCCCCGATCCATATCGCCGTAGTCCGCGCTCAGCAGGCGAAGGCGCTTCTTCACGCACAGGCCGATGTCGAGCTCGACGGGTCGGCGTGAACGACTCTTCAAGACCAAGGTGCCGCCTGGCGCCAGCGCGACGAGGGCGTTCTGGATCAACTGGGAGTCGGCGCACGTCTCCACGCAGAACGCCTGAGACGCTTCGGGTTGTTTTGTGCTGGGCTCCGCCAGGCTCACGCGCTCGAAGCCCGCAGCCTGGAGCACCCGATGAGTCAGCTCTGCGATGCGTCCGCTTCCGAGGACTAGACCTGGCAGAGCCTTGGGGAGATCCAACTCGAGCACCGCCATGGAGGCTGCGACTGGCTCCGCGAAGGCCCCCGCCATGAAGTCGATTCCGTGGGGTAAAGGATGCAGGCAGGCTTGTGGCACGCTGACGAACTCGGCGAAGGCGCCGTCGAGGTCGACCCCCAGTTGCAGCCTGGTGGTACAGTCCTTTCCGCCAATGCATGCGGGGCAGCAGCCACACGCGACGAACGGCATGCAGGCGACTCGGGTCCCCGCCGGGATGCCACCACCATGGGCCTGCTCCACCACACCGGCAAACTCGTGTCCAAGCACCAGCGGGTCACGGGTGCTGAGGCGGCCTGCGGCGACTTCGCAATCCGTGCGGCAAAGACCAGCGCTGACCACGCGCACCAGCGCCTCACCTCGAGCCAGCTGAGGCTCTGCAACCTGCTGCAAGCCGACTCTTCCCCTGGCGCGGACCAAAGCCCTCATGGTGTATAATTTACACTATTGAGATTGGCCTACCAGGAGGTTTTGCGACAACGCCGTGCCAGCTAGTTCAAGGCACTGATTTTACTTGGGGTTTCGCCCTTGGTCTGGGCGCTTGGCTGCTCCAGCGCTGCCTTCTGCATGACTCGCATGCGCTTGGCTGCGGGGCCGTAGAGCAGGCGCAGGATGAAGCGGGGCGTCAGCCCGGACATCGTGGAGGTGAGCTTCATCAGAGCGCCAGGGATGATGATTGCTTTGTTTCGCTTGAAGCCAGCCACGGCCGCCTTCGCGCACTGCTCTGCGCTGATACTCACGAAGTCGGGCAGCTTGGGCGTCTCGAAGTCTGCCGCCACTTCTTCGAACTCCGTGCGCACCGGGCCAGGGCACAGCTGACTCACGACGACGCCTTGGGAGGCAACCTCGAGCCGCAAGCACTCGGTGAAGCCCGTCACGTAGTGCTTCGTGCCGACGTAGGTGGCGAACCCGGGCATGAAGTTGAGCCCAAAGCCTGAGCTCACCTGGAGCACGCCGCCGCGTCCACGCTCGACCATTCCGGGCACCAGCCGATGGGAGAGATACGTCAACGCGGTCACGTTGAGGTCCAGCATGCGCTGGTTCTTTTCCCACGAGGAAAGATCGAACATCGAAATGTCGCCGAGGCCCGCGTTGTTGATCAACACATCGATGGGCCCCACCTCGCGCTCGATGCGCTCGAGGGCCGCATCAGTCGCCGAACGGTCGAGCAGATCACAGCTCTGCACGAAGACGTTCAGCTTTGGCCGCTCCGAGCGCAGCTCCTTGGCGAGCTGTTCAAGACGCTCCGTGCGCCGCGCGAGCAACACCAGCGCCTTCGCTCG encodes:
- a CDS encoding alcohol dehydrogenase catalytic domain-containing protein, producing MRALVRARGRVGLQQVAEPQLARGEALVRVVSAGLCRTDCEVAAGRLSTRDPLVLGHEFAGVVEQAHGGGIPAGTRVACMPFVACGCCPACIGGKDCTTRLQLGVDLDGAFAEFVSVPQACLHPLPHGIDFMAGAFAEPVAASMAVLELDLPKALPGLVLGSGRIAELTHRVLQAAGFERVSLAEPSTKQPEASQAFCVETCADSQLIQNALVALAPGGTLVLKSRSRRPVELDIGLCVKKRLRLLSADYGDMDRGLRWIAEGRLQVRDLFAPEKPLEAFADVFALAQASEQKKLFFSLAPS
- a CDS encoding SDR family oxidoreductase → MAQPPLDGVILITGASSGIGSELARQLASRAKALVLLARRTERLEQLAKELRSERPKLNVFVQSCDLLDRSATDAALERIEREVGPIDVLINNAGLGDISMFDLSSWEKNQRMLDLNVTALTYLSHRLVPGMVERGRGGVLQVSSGFGLNFMPGFATYVGTKHYVTGFTECLRLEVASQGVVVSQLCPGPVRTEFEEVAADFETPKLPDFVSISAEQCAKAAVAGFKRNKAIIIPGALMKLTSTMSGLTPRFILRLLYGPAAKRMRVMQKAALEQPSAQTKGETPSKISALN